From Quercus lobata isolate SW786 chromosome 1, ValleyOak3.0 Primary Assembly, whole genome shotgun sequence, one genomic window encodes:
- the LOC115955391 gene encoding uncharacterized serine-rich protein C215.13, which translates to MAVDVCSEISSTGISPRISFSYDLNQTDVLPIERSDLTLLDSSSDFVFCIGNNSFVQELSPADELFSNGKIRAKEIKKNVTTPDENEIRHSQSQSVSSCSRSHQPSPSSSFTGNSEKKQLKEFLSNSIDMEDEKPASKSFWQFKRSSSLNCDSSRSRGLIRSLQFLSRSNSTGSSVLNSNSKKTTLNSTKETQKQHLQKQPSVSSRKSSSSSSSSTYYFYSSSQRPSLKKNNSGSYGNGVRISPVLNLTPPYISRVTVSFFGFGSLFCNGKVKNKKK; encoded by the coding sequence ATGGCTGTTGATGTTTGCTCCGAGATTTCAAGCACAGGAATCAGCCCAAGAATCTCCTTCTCCTATGATCTGAACCAGACAGATGTTTTGCCAATTGAGCGCTCAGACTTGACCCTCTTGGATTCCAGCTCTGACTTCGTTTTCTGCATTGGTAACAACAGCTTTGTGCAAGAACTGTCTCCAGCTGATGAGCTTTTCTCCAATGGCAAGATTCGTGctaaagaaatcaagaaaaatgtcaCGACCCCAGATGAAAATGAAATTCGCCATTCCCAATCTCAGTCCGTTTCTTCTTGTTCTCGCTCACATCagccttctccttcttcttcttttactgGGAATAGTGAAAAGAAGCAGCTCAAAGAGTTCTTGTCCAACAGTATTGACATGGAAGATGAAAAGCCTGCATCAAAATCATTCTGGCAGTTCAAACGAAGTAGCAGCCTCAACTGTGACAGTTCTAGAAGCCGAGGTTTAATTCGCTCATTACAGTTCTTATCAAGAAGCAATTCAACTGGTTCGTCAGTACTCAATTCCAATTCCAAAAAAACAACGCTGAATTCAACAAAAGAAACTCAGAAGCAGCATTTGCAGAAACAACCATCTGTGTCAAGTAGAaagtcatcatcatcatcatcttcaagtACATATTATTTCTACAGTTCATCACAAAGACCTTCGTTAAAGAAGAATAATAGTGGATCTTACGGCAATGGGGTTCGAATTAGTCCTGTCTTGAACCTTACACCACCATACATTTCTAGAGTTACTGTgagtttttttgggtttggttctCTCTTCTGTAATGGTAAGGTTAAGAACAAGAAGAAATAA